The genomic stretch GGGAGCCTTGCCCTCACGACCTCGCGCTGCGCATCGGCGTCGCGGACCGGCCGCGCCGCGTCGATCTGCCCTTCGCGGGGTGGTTGAGCCCGGCGCACCTGCGGCGCGGGGATCTCCTCGAGAGCAAGCACCGCCTGACGCCGGCGCAGCGCGACGCCATCCTCGAGCACGGCCTCCGGGTGGGCGCGATCCGACAGAGCGGGGCGCGGCCCGAGCCCGACGATCCGAACTCGGTCGAGGTCCCCCTCTGAGCGATCAGCCGCCCGCGCCGTCGGCGCCGAGCAGCACGTCGTAGAGGTCGGGGCGACGGTCGCGGAAGAAGCCCCAGGAAGCGCGGCGCCTCGACAGGGCCTTGCGATCGAACGTGTGAACGAGGAAGCCTTGCTCCTCTCCACCGAGCTCGGCGACCTTCTCGCCGCGCGGGTCGGCGATGAACGAGCAGCCGTAGAAGAGCTGGCCGCCCTCGTCGCCGACGCGGTTGGCGGCGCAGACCGGCATCGAGTTGGCGACCGCGTGGCCCACCATGCAGCGCTGCCACGGGTCCTTGGTCTCCTCGCCGCTCTTGGGCTCGGAGCCGATAGCGGTCGGGTACATCAGCGCCTCGGCGCCCATCAGGGCCATCGCGCGCGCGCACTCCGGGAACCACTGATCCCAGCAGACGCCGACGCCGATCCGGCCGTGCTTGGTGTTCCAGACCCGGAAGCCCGTGTCTCCCTGGCGGAAGTAGTACTTCTCCTCGTAGCCGGGCCCGTCGGGGATGTGGGACTTGCGATACACGCCCATCACCTCGCCGTCGGCGTCGATCATCGCGAGGCTGTTGTAGTAGGTCT from Sandaracinaceae bacterium encodes the following:
- the aguB gene encoding N-carbamoylputrescine amidase gives rise to the protein MADHDHELSLSVLQCALGDARELNVARVVGLVREAADAGAKVILPPELFEGPYFPQAEDEAFFEWARPLKDNPTLNRLSQLAKELGVVIPYSWFERAGQTYYNSLAMIDADGEVMGVYRKSHIPDGPGYEEKYYFRQGDTGFRVWNTKHGRIGVGVCWDQWFPECARAMALMGAEALMYPTAIGSEPKSGEETKDPWQRCMVGHAVANSMPVCAANRVGDEGGQLFYGCSFIADPRGEKVAELGGEEQGFLVHTFDRKALSRRRASWGFFRDRRPDLYDVLLGADGAGG